A stretch of Alkalicella caledoniensis DNA encodes these proteins:
- the htpG gene encoding molecular chaperone HtpG, with product MVKKEFKAESKRLLDLMINSIYTHKEIFLRELISNSSDAIDKLYYKALTDENISFNKEDYYIKVSADKENRLLKITDTGIGMTKDELEENLGVIANSGSFAFKRENELKDGYDIIGQFGVGFYSAFMVADNVTVLTKAFGSDNGYKWESSGAEGYTVEEFDKDSVGTEIVLKLKENTEDENYDDFLEEYRLRSIVKKYSDFVRYPIKMDIEKSVPKEGSEDEYTEVVQEEVVNSMVPMWRKNKNELTKEDYDNFYAEKHYGFDKPLKHIHISADGAVRYNAILYIPEKTPYDFYTKEYEKGLELYSSGVLIMNKCSDLVPDYFSFVKGMVDSEDLSLNISRELLQHDRQLKIIAKRIKEKIKNELQLMLKNDRENYEKFFESFGRQLKYGVYSDFGQHKETLQDLLLFYSSSEEKVVSLAEYVERMKEDQKYIYYAAGESVARIDKMPQTELLKDKGYEILYFTDDVDEFAVRMLMNYQDKEFKSVSSGDLGIEDTTTEEEKTQENESKEIFVLMKEVLMGKVKDVRISKRLKNHPVCLTADGELSIEMEKILAAMPNNQEIKAERVLEVNPNHEVFNKLKDSFESDKDKFKLYTEVLYNQALLIEGLTLSDPVEFANNICKLIS from the coding sequence ATGGTTAAAAAAGAGTTTAAAGCTGAGTCTAAGAGGTTGTTGGATTTAATGATCAATTCTATTTACACCCATAAGGAGATTTTCTTAAGGGAGCTCATTTCTAACTCCAGTGACGCCATCGATAAGCTTTACTACAAGGCTTTAACAGATGAGAATATTTCTTTTAATAAAGAAGATTATTACATAAAAGTAAGTGCAGATAAGGAAAATAGGTTACTTAAGATTACTGACACAGGGATTGGGATGACCAAGGACGAGCTAGAGGAAAATCTAGGTGTTATAGCAAACAGCGGTTCTTTTGCTTTTAAGAGAGAAAATGAATTGAAAGATGGTTATGATATCATCGGTCAGTTTGGTGTAGGCTTTTATTCTGCATTTATGGTGGCAGATAATGTTACTGTGTTAACTAAGGCCTTTGGTTCTGATAACGGATACAAATGGGAATCTTCTGGTGCTGAAGGGTATACAGTGGAAGAATTTGATAAAGATTCAGTGGGAACTGAGATTGTTTTAAAACTTAAGGAAAATACTGAGGATGAAAATTATGATGACTTCTTAGAGGAATATAGGCTAAGATCTATTGTTAAAAAGTACTCAGATTTTGTAAGGTACCCCATTAAGATGGATATTGAAAAGAGTGTGCCTAAAGAAGGCTCAGAAGATGAGTATACTGAGGTTGTGCAAGAGGAAGTTGTAAATAGTATGGTTCCCATGTGGAGAAAGAATAAAAATGAACTTACTAAAGAGGACTATGATAACTTCTATGCCGAGAAACACTACGGATTTGATAAGCCACTTAAGCATATTCATATAAGTGCAGATGGTGCAGTTAGATACAACGCCATTCTCTACATTCCAGAGAAAACGCCCTATGATTTCTACACTAAAGAGTATGAAAAGGGTTTAGAGCTATATTCTAGTGGCGTACTTATCATGAATAAGTGTTCGGACTTGGTGCCTGATTACTTTAGTTTTGTGAAGGGTATGGTAGATTCAGAGGATTTATCACTGAATATATCAAGGGAGCTATTACAGCATGACAGACAGCTTAAGATCATAGCTAAAAGGATCAAAGAGAAGATCAAAAACGAACTGCAGTTAATGCTGAAAAATGATAGAGAAAATTATGAGAAGTTCTTTGAGAGCTTTGGTAGACAGTTGAAGTATGGAGTTTACAGTGACTTTGGTCAGCATAAGGAAACTTTGCAAGATCTTCTTCTGTTCTATTCAAGCAGCGAGGAAAAAGTAGTTAGCTTAGCTGAATATGTTGAGCGCATGAAAGAGGATCAAAAGTACATTTACTACGCAGCGGGTGAGTCAGTTGCTCGTATAGATAAGATGCCCCAGACAGAGCTTCTGAAGGATAAAGGTTATGAGATCCTATATTTCACTGATGATGTAGATGAATTTGCAGTACGCATGCTAATGAACTATCAAGATAAAGAATTTAAATCTGTATCCAGTGGTGATTTAGGAATAGAAGATACTACAACTGAAGAAGAGAAGACCCAAGAGAATGAAAGTAAAGAGATATTTGTTCTTATGAAAGAAGTTCTTATGGGCAAAGTGAAGGATGTAAGAATTTCTAAGAGGTTAAAGAACCATCCTGTTTGTCTAACTGCTGATGGAGAGCTCTCAATTGAGATGGAGAAAATACTAGCTGCCATGCCAAACAATCAGGAAATCAAGGCTGAAAGGGTTTTAGAAGTCAACCCAAACCACGAAGTGTTTAATAAATTGAAGGATTCTTTTGAGAGTGACAAGGATAAATTTAAGCTGTATACGGAAGTACTTTACAACCAGGCACTCCTTATAGAAGGTTTGACATTAAGTGATCCTGTGGAGTTTGCTAATAACATATGTAAGTTGATATCATAA
- a CDS encoding transglycosylase domain-containing protein gives MVMNDVSKYKYIGEGLGIMKLFKFLFRVVIALVVILGVVVAYTYATILVPFSANYIDWDNPEPIYEEDRSIYVVRDVLIRELEVNKIDFVSFEELPEFLVDAFVAIEDNRFFDHRGYDPRGILRAAKVNVTSGDLVQGGSTITQQLARNLFLNLEQTAERKLLELCIAMELERRFTKEEIFEMYLNQIYFGSGYYGVERASQGFFDKSVKDLDLGEAAMLAGIIKAPNVYNPKRNIDLAVKHQQVVLSQMKHFGYITDEELAVFKSND, from the coding sequence ATGGTTATGAATGATGTGAGTAAATATAAATATATAGGTGAAGGGCTGGGGATTATGAAATTGTTTAAGTTCTTGTTTAGAGTGGTTATTGCTTTAGTGGTGATTTTAGGTGTTGTTGTTGCTTATACATATGCAACTATTTTGGTTCCTTTTTCTGCTAATTATATAGACTGGGATAATCCGGAGCCTATTTATGAAGAAGATAGGTCTATTTATGTTGTAAGGGATGTTTTGATTAGGGAGTTAGAAGTAAATAAGATTGATTTTGTGTCTTTTGAGGAGCTGCCAGAATTTTTGGTTGATGCTTTTGTAGCCATAGAGGATAATCGTTTTTTTGATCATAGGGGCTATGATCCTAGGGGTATTTTGCGTGCTGCTAAGGTAAATGTTACCAGTGGTGATCTTGTTCAAGGGGGTAGTACTATTACCCAACAGTTGGCTAGAAATTTATTCTTGAATCTTGAGCAAACTGCTGAGCGAAAGCTTTTAGAGCTTTGTATTGCCATGGAACTTGAGAGAAGGTTTACCAAGGAAGAGATTTTTGAGATGTATTTGAATCAGATTTATTTCGGTAGTGGTTACTATGGTGTTGAGCGGGCATCCCAAGGTTTTTTTGACAAGAGCGTGAAGGATTTAGATTTAGGAGAAGCTGCAATGCTTGCAGGGATTATTAAGGCGCCTAATGTGTATAATCCAAAAAGAAATATTGACCTAGCAGTAAAGCATCAGCAAGTTGTCTTGTCACAAATGAAGCATTTCGGCTACATCACAGATGAGGAGCTTGCGGTGTTTAAATCAAATGATTAA
- a CDS encoding polysaccharide biosynthesis tyrosine autokinase, which produces MDSQEYEIDLRQIFDILFKRLWIIAAIVLVTTTTSAVVSYFFLDRVYEASSSLVILAKADSGNIQYNDVLLNQRLVKTYSEIAKSRSVSTEVIRKLGLNMSHGEFAGKVQVNSVRDTEVIEIRVQDTDPQRAARIADELSSVFMSKIVNFLNIDNIQILDRASVPTSPVKPRPALNVAIAFLLGAMLGVGIVFLMEFLDNTLKNPEDIERHLKLPVLATVPEIEGSQSDINLITYREPKSPISEAYRMLRTNIQFANLDNDLKTIVITSTGPSEGKSTTISNLAITLIGMGHKTLIIDADLRKPKVHKVFNLDNDSGMTNVLMGESLENAVKRIGGIKLDILTSGPIPPNPSELLGSKKMKDFIEECSRSYDFVLIDAPPIGIVTDSAILSSICDGTIFVVAAGEAQKDQTLKAKEMLEKVGKKTLGVVVNKVKITKRNYGTYYNYYYAEEK; this is translated from the coding sequence ATGGATTCACAGGAGTACGAAATTGATTTGAGGCAAATATTTGATATATTGTTTAAGAGGTTATGGATTATAGCAGCTATTGTTTTAGTTACTACTACCACTTCCGCAGTAGTCAGCTATTTTTTCTTAGATAGAGTATATGAAGCTTCATCTAGTTTAGTAATTTTAGCTAAGGCTGATTCTGGAAATATACAGTATAATGATGTTTTACTTAATCAGAGGCTAGTTAAGACATATAGCGAAATTGCTAAAAGCCGAAGTGTTTCTACTGAGGTAATTAGAAAGCTGGGTTTAAATATGTCCCATGGCGAGTTTGCTGGCAAAGTTCAAGTTAACTCAGTTAGAGATACTGAGGTTATCGAGATAAGGGTTCAGGATACTGATCCCCAACGTGCTGCTAGGATTGCAGATGAGCTTTCTAGCGTTTTTATGAGCAAAATTGTTAATTTTTTAAACATCGACAATATACAGATTTTGGATAGAGCGTCTGTGCCAACTAGTCCAGTTAAACCAAGGCCTGCATTAAATGTCGCAATCGCTTTTCTGCTTGGGGCAATGCTTGGTGTAGGAATAGTATTTTTAATGGAGTTTCTAGATAATACCTTGAAAAATCCAGAAGACATTGAAAGACATTTAAAGCTCCCAGTACTAGCTACTGTTCCTGAAATTGAAGGTAGTCAAAGTGATATCAATCTGATAACTTATAGGGAGCCAAAGTCACCTATTTCAGAAGCATATAGGATGCTTAGAACAAATATCCAATTTGCCAATTTAGATAATGATTTAAAGACTATTGTTATTACTAGTACTGGTCCGAGTGAAGGTAAAAGTACAACCATTTCAAATTTAGCTATCACTCTTATTGGAATGGGACATAAAACGTTGATTATAGATGCTGATTTGAGAAAACCTAAAGTGCATAAGGTTTTCAACTTAGATAATGATTCTGGTATGACCAATGTTTTAATGGGAGAAAGTCTAGAAAATGCTGTTAAGCGAATAGGTGGAATCAAGCTTGATATTCTAACAAGTGGACCTATTCCACCAAACCCTTCAGAGTTACTTGGTTCTAAGAAGATGAAAGATTTTATAGAGGAATGTAGCAGGAGCTATGATTTTGTATTGATCGATGCACCACCTATCGGTATAGTAACAGATAGCGCCATATTGTCTAGCATTTGTGATGGAACTATCTTTGTTGTTGCAGCTGGCGAGGCTCAGAAAGACCAGACACTAAAAGCTAAGGAAATGCTTGAAAAAGTAGGCAAGAAAACTTTAGGTGTTGTTGTCAACAAAGTGAAGATCACTAAGAGAAATTATGGAACGTATTATAATTACTACTACGCAGAGGAAAAATAA